GAACCCATACTAGATATTCTAGAACAAAAAGGACTAAAGGGCAAAGTCACTTTCTTCTTATCGTCCCCTTGGAGTGAGGATCATCCTAAAATTGTAAAACGAATAGTTGATAGTGGATATGAGATTGGTAGCCATGGCCACAAACACGTGAACTACAGTGAATTAACCGATCAGGAAATTGAAAACCAAATTCTAAAAGCAGAATTGATTTTAAAAGAGCTTACAAACCAAAAGCCGACATTAATACGCACTCCAAATGGAGACTTTGATAGTCGAGTATTAAAAATAGCCGATCGGTTAGGATATACGGTTATCCAATGGGATACAGACTCACGGGACTGGATGAATCCAGGTGTTGATGAAATTATTAATCGAGTCCTAAAACGGGCTCATCCAGGGGATATCGTTTTAATGCATGCCAGCGATTCATGTAAGCAGACGCATGAAGCTTTACCCATTATCATTGATCAATTAAAAAAACAAGGATATGAATTTGTAACGGTATCACAATTAATCGCCAATGCGAAAATAGAAACATCCGAAATCGAGTAATTTAGCGTATCAATTCTAATCCGACATCTCCCTTAAATGCTGGGTCCTTAACGATGGTAAAGGGAATATGATATACCTCGGCTTCTTTTATAATTCGTGTAATTCCTTCAATCGCTAAATCACTATGAATGATCGCTTTTTTTACTTCCCTATTTTTCATAGCTTGAGCGATTTTTTCATAGGTACTTGTTTCATTTAGTTGGTCAAAGGTGTAGGAATAAACTATTTGTTCTGGGTTAACCCCCAAATACGCTGAATTCTTCTCCAAACCTATTGGTTGATCCTTTAGCAAGTATTTGTTTATGGCACTCTTTTGCAGAAATTGGCTTCTTGTTTCTTCTTCAATGATATCTTTAACCTCATGTATATGAATCTGTTTTGTTTTATCATCCATATGTAAAGCCTCCTTCCATTTTAGTATGAGATTATTTTCTTGTTTCATTCTTAATGGA
This Tepidibacillus fermentans DNA region includes the following protein-coding sequences:
- the pdaB gene encoding polysaccharide deacetylase family sporulation protein PdaB: MKFIWIFSGKKFKQFMVILTAFFFTIGIVYSERENISVFSNGGTKAIYNVQTEKKQIALTFDISWGEKRPEPILDILEQKGLKGKVTFFLSSPWSEDHPKIVKRIVDSGYEIGSHGHKHVNYSELTDQEIENQILKAELILKELTNQKPTLIRTPNGDFDSRVLKIADRLGYTVIQWDTDSRDWMNPGVDEIINRVLKRAHPGDIVLMHASDSCKQTHEALPIIIDQLKKQGYEFVTVSQLIANAKIETSEIE
- a CDS encoding DUF1694 domain-containing protein — its product is MDDKTKQIHIHEVKDIIEEETRSQFLQKSAINKYLLKDQPIGLEKNSAYLGVNPEQIVYSYTFDQLNETSTYEKIAQAMKNREVKKAIIHSDLAIEGITRIIKEAEVYHIPFTIVKDPAFKGDVGLELIR